A portion of the Bacteroides faecium genome contains these proteins:
- the ung gene encoding uracil-DNA glycosylase has product MNVQIEESWKAHLEPEFDKDYFRTLTDFVKSEYSQYQIFPPGKLIFNAFNLCPFDKVKVVIIGQDPYHGPGQAHGLCFSVNDGVPFPPSLVNIFKEIKADIGTDAPTTGNLTRWAEQGVLLLNATLTVRAHQAGSHQNRGWETFTDATIRALAEEKENLVFILWGSYAQKKGAFIDRNKHLVLTSAHPSPLSAYNGFFGNKHFSRANDYLKAHGETEIAW; this is encoded by the coding sequence ATGAACGTACAGATTGAAGAAAGCTGGAAAGCACATTTAGAACCCGAATTTGACAAAGACTACTTTCGCACACTGACCGATTTCGTCAAAAGCGAATATAGCCAGTATCAGATATTCCCACCGGGAAAACTGATATTCAATGCTTTCAATCTTTGCCCTTTCGACAAAGTGAAAGTTGTAATCATCGGACAAGATCCTTACCATGGACCGGGACAAGCACACGGTCTCTGTTTTTCTGTGAACGACGGAGTCCCCTTCCCCCCTTCATTGGTGAACATCTTCAAAGAAATCAAAGCAGATATAGGCACTGATGCCCCTACAACGGGAAACCTGACACGCTGGGCGGAACAAGGAGTATTATTACTCAACGCCACCTTGACCGTACGCGCCCATCAAGCAGGCTCACACCAAAACCGTGGTTGGGAAACATTCACCGACGCCACCATCCGCGCTTTAGCAGAAGAAAAAGAAAACCTGGTATTTATCCTGTGGGGATCATACGCTCAAAAGAAAGGAGCCTTTATCGACCGCAACAAGCACCTGGTACTTACCTCTGCCCATCCATCCCCCCTTTCCGCCTATAACGGCTTCTTTGGAAACAAACATTTCAGCCGGGCAAACGATTATCTGAAAGCACACGGAGAAACGGAAATCGCTTGGTAA
- the asnA gene encoding aspartate--ammonia ligase, with the protein MSYLIKPKNYNPLLDLKQTELGIKQIKEFFQLNLSSELRLRRVTAPLFVLKGMGINDDLNGIERPVSFPIKDLGDAQAEVVHSLAKWKRLTLADYCIEPGYGIYTDMNAIRSDEELGNLHSLYVDQWDWERVITNEDRNVNFLKEIVNRIYAAMIRTEYMVYEMYPQIKPCLPQKLHFIHSEELRQLYPDLEPKCREHAICKKYGAVFIIGIGCKLSDGKKHDGRAPDYDDYTTKGLNDLPGLNGDLLLWDDVLQRSIELSSMGIRVDKEALQRQLKEENEEKRLELYFHKRLMNDTLPLSIGGGIGQSRLCMFYLRKAHIGEIQASIWPEDMRKECEELEIHLI; encoded by the coding sequence ATGAGTTACTTGATAAAACCTAAGAACTATAACCCACTACTCGACCTCAAACAGACCGAGCTGGGAATCAAGCAAATAAAAGAGTTCTTCCAGTTAAACTTATCATCCGAATTGCGTCTCCGACGTGTGACTGCCCCCCTGTTTGTGTTGAAAGGAATGGGTATCAATGATGACTTGAATGGAATAGAACGCCCTGTTTCTTTCCCTATCAAAGACCTGGGCGACGCACAAGCAGAAGTGGTTCATTCATTGGCTAAATGGAAAAGACTGACATTAGCTGATTATTGTATCGAACCCGGATATGGCATTTATACGGATATGAACGCCATCCGCTCGGACGAAGAACTGGGTAATCTCCACTCCCTCTACGTAGACCAATGGGACTGGGAACGTGTCATCACCAATGAAGACAGAAACGTGAACTTCCTGAAGGAAATCGTAAACCGCATCTATGCGGCCATGATCCGCACGGAATATATGGTATATGAAATGTACCCTCAAATCAAGCCATGCTTGCCACAAAAGCTACATTTTATTCACTCGGAAGAGCTACGCCAGCTTTATCCCGACCTGGAACCTAAATGTCGCGAACATGCTATCTGTAAAAAATACGGAGCTGTATTTATCATTGGTATAGGTTGCAAATTGAGTGATGGCAAGAAGCATGACGGACGCGCACCGGACTACGATGACTATACAACCAAAGGTCTGAACGACCTGCCCGGACTGAACGGTGACCTTTTACTATGGGACGATGTATTGCAACGCTCCATCGAACTATCGTCTATGGGTATCCGTGTAGACAAAGAAGCCCTGCAACGCCAGTTGAAAGAAGAGAATGAAGAAAAGAGACTGGAACTTTATTTCCACAAGCGACTGATGAACGACACCCTCCCCTTATCCATTGGTGGTGGTATCGGACAATCCCGCCTGTGTATGTTCTACCTTCGCAAAGCCCATATCGGAGAAATACAAGCCAGCATCTGGCCCGAAGATATGCGCAAAGAATGTGAGGAACTTGAAATACACCTTATATAA
- a CDS encoding putative LPS assembly protein LptD, whose product MAPLKAKILISFILLIVLLMLPDEAVSQRRRRGMITSNTAQKDSLQGNDSLKADTVTVRIDSIAPVQKKQPLDAPVVYESNDSTVFTLGGAATLYGSGKVNYQNIELAAEVISMNLDSSTVHAYGIKDSTGVEKGKPVFKEGDTSYDTETIRYNFKTKKAGITDIVTQQGEGYVTGSKAKKGANDEIFMEHGRYTTCDHHDHPHFYMQLTRAKVRPKKNVVTGPAYLVVEDVPLPLAVPFFFFPFSSSYSSGFIMPTYMDDSSRGFGLANGGYYFAISDIMDLKLTADIFTKGSWRLSGLTNYNKRYKYSGTLQADYQVTKTGDKGMPDYTVAKDFKIVWNHRQDAKASPNTTFSASVNFSTSSYERSNINNLYNSQLLTQNTKTSSISYSRSFPDIGLTLSGTTNIAQTMRDSSIAVTLPDLNITLSRLFPFKRKKAAGAERWYEKISVGYTGRLTNSIRTKDDRLFKAGLSEWENAMNHNIPISATFTLFKYLQVNPSVNYTERWYTRKINQHYNEDTHRLESLPGDSLNGFYRVSNYSASLALSTKLYGMYKPIFAKKKEIQIRHVFTPQVSLSGAPGFGKYWEEYTDYNGNTQYYSPFTGQPYGVPSREGSGTVSFSIANNLEMKYYDAKKDTVKKVSLIDDLSANMSYNMAAKERPWSDLSMNLRLKLTKNYTFNMNASFATYAYTFDKNGNVVTGNRTEWSYGRFGRFQGYGSSFNYTFNNDTWKKWFGPKEDAEQGKDKKKGDSEDDDSEGTDGEDGTVTKKVEKAAADADGYQVFKMPWSLSLSYSFNIREDRTKPINRYSMRYPYTYTHNINANGNVKISNNWSLSFNSGYDFQAKEITQTSCTISRDLHCFNLSASLSPFGRWKYYNVTIRANASILQDLKYEQRSQTQSNIQWY is encoded by the coding sequence ATGGCGCCATTGAAAGCAAAAATACTTATATCATTTATACTGCTGATTGTCTTACTGATGCTTCCCGATGAGGCTGTGTCTCAACGTCGAAGACGAGGAATGATAACGTCCAATACTGCACAGAAGGACTCCCTGCAAGGGAATGACTCATTGAAAGCAGATACGGTTACGGTACGCATCGATTCCATCGCACCCGTTCAGAAGAAACAACCGCTCGATGCACCGGTTGTATATGAATCTAACGACTCCACCGTATTTACTTTGGGCGGAGCTGCTACGCTTTATGGTAGCGGAAAGGTCAATTATCAGAATATCGAACTGGCTGCCGAGGTTATTTCGATGAATCTGGACAGCAGTACTGTTCATGCTTACGGTATCAAAGACTCCACCGGAGTGGAAAAAGGTAAACCGGTATTTAAGGAAGGGGATACCTCTTATGATACGGAAACTATCCGTTATAACTTCAAAACCAAGAAAGCGGGAATCACGGATATCGTCACCCAGCAAGGAGAAGGATATGTGACCGGTAGTAAAGCAAAGAAAGGCGCGAATGATGAAATCTTTATGGAGCATGGACGTTATACTACCTGCGACCATCACGATCATCCTCACTTCTATATGCAATTGACACGTGCGAAAGTGCGTCCCAAAAAGAATGTGGTAACAGGACCCGCTTATCTGGTGGTGGAAGATGTTCCCTTGCCGTTGGCTGTTCCGTTCTTCTTCTTCCCTTTCTCCAGCAGCTATTCTTCCGGTTTTATCATGCCTACCTATATGGACGACTCCAGCCGTGGTTTCGGTCTGGCCAACGGAGGATATTATTTCGCTATCAGTGATATTATGGACTTGAAGTTGACGGCGGATATTTTTACGAAAGGCTCATGGAGACTTTCCGGCTTGACAAACTATAATAAACGCTATAAATACTCCGGTACGCTGCAAGCGGACTATCAGGTCACCAAGACGGGTGATAAAGGTATGCCGGACTATACGGTTGCCAAGGACTTCAAGATAGTGTGGAATCACCGCCAGGATGCCAAAGCCAGTCCGAACACGACTTTCTCTGCCAGTGTGAACTTCTCAACCAGTAGTTACGAGCGTTCTAATATCAACAACCTTTATAATTCCCAGTTGTTGACTCAGAATACCAAAACATCAAGTATCAGTTATTCACGCAGTTTCCCCGATATCGGTCTGACACTGTCCGGAACGACCAATATCGCCCAGACAATGCGTGACTCTTCGATTGCGGTGACACTGCCCGACCTTAATATCACATTGAGTCGTCTGTTTCCGTTCAAGCGTAAGAAAGCGGCAGGAGCCGAACGCTGGTATGAAAAGATTTCCGTTGGCTATACCGGACGTCTGACGAACAGTATCCGTACGAAAGATGACCGATTGTTCAAAGCCGGACTGAGCGAATGGGAGAATGCGATGAATCATAATATTCCTATCAGCGCTACTTTTACGCTGTTCAAATATTTGCAGGTTAATCCTTCTGTCAATTATACGGAACGTTGGTATACCCGTAAAATCAATCAACATTACAACGAAGATACTCACAGGCTGGAATCATTGCCGGGCGATTCTCTCAACGGCTTTTATCGTGTATCTAATTACTCGGCTAGTTTGGCTCTGAGTACGAAATTGTATGGTATGTATAAACCGATTTTTGCGAAGAAGAAGGAAATACAGATTCGTCACGTATTCACACCGCAGGTAAGTTTGAGTGGTGCTCCGGGATTCGGCAAGTACTGGGAAGAATATACCGATTATAACGGCAATACGCAATATTATTCTCCTTTCACCGGGCAGCCTTATGGTGTACCTTCTCGTGAAGGCTCGGGAACAGTCAGCTTCTCGATAGCCAATAACTTGGAAATGAAATATTACGATGCAAAAAAAGATACAGTCAAGAAGGTCAGCCTTATTGATGATTTGAGTGCAAATATGTCCTATAATATGGCTGCCAAGGAGCGTCCGTGGAGTGACTTGAGTATGAATCTACGCTTGAAGCTGACTAAGAATTATACTTTCAATATGAATGCATCGTTCGCTACGTATGCTTATACGTTCGATAAGAATGGTAATGTAGTGACCGGTAACCGTACTGAATGGTCGTACGGACGTTTCGGACGTTTCCAGGGCTATGGCTCTTCTTTCAATTATACCTTTAATAATGATACATGGAAGAAATGGTTCGGTCCGAAAGAGGATGCCGAGCAGGGAAAGGATAAGAAGAAAGGAGACAGCGAAGATGACGATTCGGAAGGAACTGACGGAGAAGATGGTACTGTAACCAAAAAAGTCGAAAAGGCTGCTGCTGACGCAGACGGTTATCAAGTGTTCAAGATGCCATGGTCATTGAGTCTTAGTTATTCGTTCAATATTCGCGAAGACAGGACGAAACCTATCAACCGCTACTCTATGAGATATCCTTATACGTATACGCATAATATCAACGCGAACGGAAATGTGAAGATTTCCAATAACTGGTCGTTGTCTTTCAACTCGGGTTATGACTTCCAGGCAAAGGAGATTACGCAGACTTCCTGCACTATCTCTCGTGACTTGCACTGTTTCAATCTGTCTGCCAGTCTTTCGCCTTTCGGACGCTGGAAATATTACAATGTTACGATTCGTGCGAATGCAAGTATTCTGCAAGACTTGAAGTATGAGCAGAGGAGTCAGACACAAAGTAATATTCAGTGGTACTAG
- a CDS encoding HDIG domain-containing metalloprotein, whose amino-acid sequence MNPYEIIDKYYPENTEQRQILVIHSLSVAGKAMKILDAHHELRLNRSFVKEAALLHDIGIFQTDAPAIQCFGENPYIAHGYLGAEILRAEGFPQHALVCERHTGAGLSLQDIIDQQLPVPHREMLPVTMEEQLICFADKFFSKTRLDEEKTVEKARKSIAKYGEEGLSRFDRWCSLFL is encoded by the coding sequence ATGAATCCATACGAAATCATTGACAAGTATTATCCGGAAAATACAGAGCAGCGGCAGATTTTAGTAATACACAGTCTTTCGGTGGCTGGAAAAGCTATGAAAATACTGGATGCACATCACGAACTACGTTTAAACCGGAGCTTTGTGAAAGAAGCTGCCCTCTTGCATGATATTGGTATTTTTCAGACGGATGCCCCGGCTATTCAGTGCTTTGGAGAGAATCCTTATATTGCTCACGGATATTTGGGCGCTGAAATCTTGCGGGCGGAAGGCTTTCCGCAACACGCGCTGGTCTGCGAACGCCATACGGGAGCAGGACTTTCCTTACAAGATATTATCGACCAGCAACTTCCCGTTCCTCATCGTGAGATGTTGCCTGTCACTATGGAAGAGCAACTGATTTGTTTTGCCGATAAATTCTTTTCTAAAACCCGTCTGGACGAAGAGAAGACAGTGGAAAAAGCACGGAAAAGTATTGCAAAATATGGTGAAGAAGGTCTAAGCCGCTTTGACAGATGGTGCTCTCTCTTTTTATAG